The Sphingomonas sp. HF-S4 sequence GTGACGATGCTCTATGCCGAGGGTCCGATCGAGGCGATCGACATCACCGTCACCGGCGAAGTGCTCAGCACTGATACCAGCGGCCTCGTCCACGGCTCGATCGAGCCGCTGCCGCCGATGCTCTATTTGCGCGCCACGCCGCGCACCGCGCTGGGCGACGGCCTGCCCGATTTCGCGTCGGAGAGCATGGCGGGCGCCGCCGATCCGCTCGACCGGCTGCACCGGCTCAACGCCGCGCTGCATGCGCGCTTCCCCTGCGTCCCCGACGCCCCCGATGCTGGGCTGACCGCCGCCGAGGCGTTCGCCCGCGGCAAGGCGACATCGCGCGACATCGCGCAGATGTTCATCGCCGCGGCGCGCGGGCTCGAGGTGCCGGCGCGCTACGTCTCGGGCTATCACAGCGACGGCGCCGCGCACTCGGCGCCGCACGCCTGGGCCGAAGCCTATATCGAGGCGCTGGGCTGGGTAGGCTTCGATCCGACCACGGGGCTCTCGCCCGACGACAGCTATGTACGGGTTGCGGTGGGCCTCGACGCGCTAGGCGCGGCGTCGATCGCGGGAACGCGGATCGGCCCGGGCGACGAGGAGCTCGACGTCGCGCTCCACGTCAGCGAGGAATAGGTCAGGCCAGCTCGGGCACCCGCGCCAGCACCGGCGCCGATAGTGCCATGTCCTCGTCGCTGAGCAGCGACCAGCCATTGGGGCCGAGCACTTCGATCGGGCGATAGCGCGTCTTGTACGCCATCCGCGCGCTGCCTTTCACCCAATAGCCGAGATAGACATAGGGCAGGCCCGCGGTGCGGGCGCGCACGATATGGT is a genomic window containing:
- a CDS encoding transglutaminase family protein, which translates into the protein MRITIEHRTRYRFTEPQARIVQMLRLTPCDTRDQTVVSWMIGVDCDARMRDATDGFGNAVTMLYAEGPIEAIDITVTGEVLSTDTSGLVHGSIEPLPPMLYLRATPRTALGDGLPDFASESMAGAADPLDRLHRLNAALHARFPCVPDAPDAGLTAAEAFARGKATSRDIAQMFIAAARGLEVPARYVSGYHSDGAAHSAPHAWAEAYIEALGWVGFDPTTGLSPDDSYVRVAVGLDALGAASIAGTRIGPGDEELDVALHVSEE